The DNA segment GGATTTAACTTCAGGCCAGTCCTCAAGCTTAACAGGGTCGACCCGAATGCGGATGCCCTTACCGGTATATTTGTCGTAGAGTGAAAGAGCATAAACGCCGAGATTTTTAATCTTGAGCCAGCCGTTACCGACACTGCAAAATGTGAGCATCTGCACGGCATCCGGCAAGCACCATGAAGTTTCGCTGACAGCATCAAATATAGTTCCCTCAGGAAGATGCTTACGGGCTTCTTCCATCATATACCCACCGAGCATCAAACCCGGGGCGGGATATCCATGAAACCTTCGGGCGGCTTCAAAGAACTCTTCGTAGGTATAAGACCCAATACAATCATCATGTGCGGGGATGTCTGTTTTTGATGTTACGGCGGCTTCAAGGTTCATGCTGTTCTCCATAGATAAACTTTATTATGTCGATATGGGCATAATAAAGTTTATCTATGACAAATCGTCAATGAAGGTGCCTATTGCTCTTAGTTTGGAACTAATAGTCGTATAATATATTATTTATAAACAAAAGAAGCCCCTTGCAGATATTCTGCAAGGGGCTTCTTAAAATCAATTTTAACTTAATCTAAACGAGTTTAGTCGCGGCAGCGAGAGCTGCGTCGTAATCAGGTTCTTCTGTGATTTCTTTCAAGTACTGAACATATTCAACTACGCCGTCTTTACCCACAACAAACACGGCCCTGCTGAGCAGGCGAAGTTCTTTAATCAACACACCGTACCCTTCACCGAAGGATGCGTCTTTATGATCGGAAAGAGTTTTAACAGCTTCAACTCCGGCAGCTCCGCACCAGCGAGCCTGTGCAAATGGCAGGTCCATGCTGAGAGTCAAGATTGCAATATCATCACCCAGCTTTGCAGCTTCATTATTGAATCTGCGGGTTTCCATATCGCACACAGGAGTATCAAGCGAAGGAACAGCACTGAGGATCAAAACCTTGCCTTTATAATCAGCAAGAGTCTTGGGAGCCAAACCGTTATCAGTCACGCTGAAATCAGATGCCTTGTCTCCAACTTTAACTTCAGCCCCGATAAGGGTGAGAGGATTGCCTTTAAAAGTTATTACTCCGGTTCTTTCACTCATGATGTATTCTCCATTGTTTGTTTTAATTTCTACTCAAAATACCATAGCTCATGAACTGCGGCAACGGGCAATTATAATTTAGGCTAAACTACATGTAGAACAATGGACAAAGCTTTAAAACTAAACTCCACCTTATCCCCTTTCTTTATTCCGTCTTCTTCAATGCTCCATGACTCAACAAGCGCACATAATCTTGTTCCGGCTTCTGTTTCACCGGAAACTTCGGCAAGTATTTCAGTCTTTTTTATGTCGGTAACTGCCGCACGGATACAGTTTCTCGCGCTTGAGTTTTTACCTTCGGATAACGGACGTACAGCCACAAGCGGAGCTTTAATCGTTGCGGAGACAGGAACGCCCACTTCAAGATCAAGTTTATACAAACTCTCAAGTGTAATAACGGAACTGATACATATATTTTCAGCAGTCTCAAATTCCACATCAGCAAGGATTCCATCACGCCTGATCTGCGTGACATGACCAATAAAAGTATTACGTGCGCTGGTTTTTAATGAAGATTCTTCAAGTGCCATACGCCGGACAATATTTTGCACATCCCCTTCAGGCCAATCCTGATAAACTGCTGACAGATCAGCAGAAGACTGCCCCAGCACTTTACGCATCACTCCTAGTGGCACCCCGTTTCTGAGCAATTCCACCGCACGCGAACGACGAAGCACGCTTGGAGCTCCCAGTTCACGGGGAATATTACAAGCCTCGGCCCTGTCATAAAAAATACGCCGCACATAACCAGGATCAAGGTGAAAAATATGCCCTTCAATCCCCATACCCATAGGGCCTTCTATGAGAGCTTTAAGCTCGCGGCAGACGTTTTGCGGAAGAGGAACCTCACGTTTGTTTTTCCCCACTCCCAACGAGACTGTCGCACGACCGAAATTAAAACTTTTGCTTTCATCCATTTTAAGAATTTCACCAAGCTTTGCTCCGGTATGACGCAAAATCAGAAACAGACAAAAGACTCGTGTGCGCGACCGTAACCGATCAGCCCGGCCTGCTTCATCCCGCCATGAGCGATAACCTGATTCCAGATAATCGAGCATTCTCGTATCAAGATGTTTTATATTTTCCGGCACATCAAAAAATTTAAAAGGAGCCAGCTTACCTGTTTTCACGGAATATCCCTTCGTAGAATCACGTTTTTTATAATTAACGTGACTGCATTGTTTCTTGCTGTTGATCTGAATAAGTATGAGATCGATCAATAATAGTAATCTAATATAATCACAATAAAATTGGAGATTTTACAATGAAACGCATTCTTACTCTGGTTCTCACAGTACTTCTGGCTCTGCCTGTCGCAGCGAATGCAGCAGACTTGCTGATCGCGCAAGCGGCCAACTTTACCCCTGCAATGCAGGAAATTATCCCCGCCTTTAAAAAGGCTACGGGCCTTGAAGTTCAGGCAACTTATACATCAACAGGAAAACTTTATGCGCAGATTACTAACGGCGCACCTTTTGATGTTTTCCTTGCAGCAGATGAAAAACGCCCGAAAAAACTTTATGCTGCCGGCCTCGCTGAAAAACCATTTGTCTACGCAAAAGGTAAAGTCGTTTTCTGGTCACTTAAAAAAGAAATAGGTTCAACACCTTGGCAGAAAGCAGTTATAAATCCCGATCTGCATAAGATTGCCATCGCGAACATTGAAACAGCTCCTTATGGGACCGCGGCAATGAAAGCTCTCCAGAAAGTAAAGCTCTGGAAAAAAGTAAAACCTGAACTCGTATACGCACAGTCAATTGCTCAAGCCTTTCAGTATGCGGCAACAGGCGCAGCGGATGCCGGATTTTGCGCCTACTCATCAGTGTTCACAACAGAAGGACGCAAAGGAACCTTTACTGTTGTAAACGAAGCTCCTCCAGTAATTCAAGCGGCCTGTATTCTCGACTCTTCCGAGCATAAAGACGTCGCTCAGAAATTCGTTAAATTCCTTGCAAGTCCCGAAGTTAAAACTATCAAAAACAAATACGGATACGAATAGCATGGATTTTTCTCCGCTCGTTCTGTCTGTCAAACTGGCTCTGGCAACAACTCTGTTAATTCCGATTGTTGCAGCGCCAACGGCATACATACTGGCGTTCTGCCGATTTCGTGGAAAAAGTTTGATTGATGCGATTGTGTCTCTCCCCATGGTTCTTCCTCCAACGGTCCTTGGCTTCGGGCTCCTCATTTTGATGGGCCCGCATGGACCGCTGGGGAAACTTTGGAAAGATGCCACGGACGAACGTATGGTTTTCAGTTTTTCAGGAATTTTACTCGCTTCACTGATTTATAATCTGCCCTTTGCGGTTCAGCCCATGCGCGCTGCCTTTGAGAAGCTGGATATCAGATTGCTGGAAAACTCGGCAGTGCTGGGCCTTTCATCCACAGCGACATTCTTCCGGGTAGTCCTGCCGAACAGTTTACCCGGGCTTGCGGCGGCAGCAATGCTTGTCTTCGCACACAGTCTTGGAGAATTCGGGGTAATTCTCATGGTCGGCGGAAGCATTCCTGGCACTACAAAAGTGGCATCCATTGCAATTTATGAGGCGGTGGAGGCCATGCGATATCAGGACGCATTATTCATGTCGCTGGCAATAATTCCAGTTAGTTTTCTGGCTCTGCTTGCCATTAACCGCATCAACGGAAGGCGCTGATGACTCTCCATTTAGATATTCGCAAAAAACTTGCAAACTTTACTCTGGACGTCTCACTTTCCTGTCCGGAAGGAACTCTTACCGCCATTGTCGGCCCGTCCGGAGCAGGCAAAAGCACTTTGATCAGAATCATTTCAGGCTTAGAACTTCCTGATGAAGGAACCGTTTCACTCGGAGGAACTTGCTGGAACGATACTTCAAAAAAATTCCACGCCACACCTCAAAAGAGAGGTTTAGGACTGGTTTTTCAGGAATACACCCTGTTCCCTCATCTGACGGTTCGTAAAAATGTAGCCTTTGCGGCAGTGGACAAAAACTGTGTTCAGGATCTGCTGAATAAATTCGGTATTGCCCACATTGCCGATCGCAAACCATCCGGTATTTCCGGTGGGGAAAGGCAACGAGCGGCCTTTTGTCAGGCTCTGGCGCGTGAACCGGTTTTACTGCTGCTTGATGAGCCTTTCTCGGCTCTTGATATTGCAACCCGCGAATCTTTGCGGCGTGAACTCAGGGAGCTGAAAAAAGATCTGAATATCCCCATGATTCACGTCACTCATGATCTGGAAGAGGCGTATTACCTCGCAGACAAGATATTTGTAATGGAAAACGGAGTTGCCTCCCCTCAATGGCTGGAACGGCAGAATACCCGCCGAAATATGAACTTTATCGTCCCTAATCAATATGAACTCGTGGAGAACATGTAATGCGTATCAATAAATTATTTCTGATCCTTTTATTAATTCTATGCGTTCCTGCGGCAGCACAGGCAAAAATAGTGATAGCATCCGGAGCGGGCTACCGTTCGCTCGTTGACGACCTTACCGCCTCCTATATAAAAGACACCGGCGATCAAGTGGAACGCATCTACGGGAACATGTCCCGCGTTACAGCTCAGGCCCGTATCAGCGGTGCTGTTGATATGGTTATAGGAGATTTAGATTTTCTGGAAAAAGCACAACTGGATTTCAAAACCACAGAGAAAATTGGAAACGGCAAACTTGTCGTAATATTCCCTAAAGGTTCAGCTTTTCATGGTGAAGCAGATCTGCTTGGTTCTAAAGTCACCCGCATAGCTCTTCCTGACACAAAAAGGGCCATATACGGAAAAGCAGCTCTACAATATATGCGCAACAAAGGAATCTATGACAAAATTGAACCCAAACTTCTTATCGTTGCAACTGTTCCTCAGGCCGCATCATACGTTATTGCCGGAGAAGTTGATTACGCCCTGATAAACATTACCCATGCTCGCAAAATTGCTAAATCAATAGGTGGATTCACTCTCCTTGATGAAGGAGCATACTCTCCTATCAGCATTGTCATCAGCCAGTTGAAAAGTTCAACAAATCAAAAAGAATGTGACTCCTTCTTGAAATTTCTAAAGACTGATAAAGCACAGAAAATTACTGTAAGCCATGGCATGTAGGTTATTTAATGGATTTCACGGCAATCATTTCTGACAGCGCAACTTTAAACCCGCTCATTCTTTCGGGCAAAGTTCTAGCTACCTCAGGGG comes from the Maridesulfovibrio ferrireducens genome and includes:
- the tpx gene encoding thiol peroxidase; this translates as MSERTGVITFKGNPLTLIGAEVKVGDKASDFSVTDNGLAPKTLADYKGKVLILSAVPSLDTPVCDMETRRFNNEAAKLGDDIAILTLSMDLPFAQARWCGAAGVEAVKTLSDHKDASFGEGYGVLIKELRLLSRAVFVVGKDGVVEYVQYLKEITEEPDYDAALAAATKLV
- a CDS encoding TOBE domain-containing protein translates to MKTGKLAPFKFFDVPENIKHLDTRMLDYLESGYRSWRDEAGRADRLRSRTRVFCLFLILRHTGAKLGEILKMDESKSFNFGRATVSLGVGKNKREVPLPQNVCRELKALIEGPMGMGIEGHIFHLDPGYVRRIFYDRAEACNIPRELGAPSVLRRSRAVELLRNGVPLGVMRKVLGQSSADLSAVYQDWPEGDVQNIVRRMALEESSLKTSARNTFIGHVTQIRRDGILADVEFETAENICISSVITLESLYKLDLEVGVPVSATIKAPLVAVRPLSEGKNSSARNCIRAAVTDIKKTEILAEVSGETEAGTRLCALVESWSIEEDGIKKGDKVEFSFKALSIVLHVV
- the modA gene encoding molybdate ABC transporter substrate-binding protein, which gives rise to MKRILTLVLTVLLALPVAANAADLLIAQAANFTPAMQEIIPAFKKATGLEVQATYTSTGKLYAQITNGAPFDVFLAADEKRPKKLYAAGLAEKPFVYAKGKVVFWSLKKEIGSTPWQKAVINPDLHKIAIANIETAPYGTAAMKALQKVKLWKKVKPELVYAQSIAQAFQYAATGAADAGFCAYSSVFTTEGRKGTFTVVNEAPPVIQAACILDSSEHKDVAQKFVKFLASPEVKTIKNKYGYE
- the modB gene encoding molybdate ABC transporter permease subunit, whose translation is MDFSPLVLSVKLALATTLLIPIVAAPTAYILAFCRFRGKSLIDAIVSLPMVLPPTVLGFGLLILMGPHGPLGKLWKDATDERMVFSFSGILLASLIYNLPFAVQPMRAAFEKLDIRLLENSAVLGLSSTATFFRVVLPNSLPGLAAAAMLVFAHSLGEFGVILMVGGSIPGTTKVASIAIYEAVEAMRYQDALFMSLAIIPVSFLALLAINRINGRR
- a CDS encoding ATP-binding cassette domain-containing protein, with the translated sequence MTLHLDIRKKLANFTLDVSLSCPEGTLTAIVGPSGAGKSTLIRIISGLELPDEGTVSLGGTCWNDTSKKFHATPQKRGLGLVFQEYTLFPHLTVRKNVAFAAVDKNCVQDLLNKFGIAHIADRKPSGISGGERQRAAFCQALAREPVLLLLDEPFSALDIATRESLRRELRELKKDLNIPMIHVTHDLEEAYYLADKIFVMENGVASPQWLERQNTRRNMNFIVPNQYELVENM
- the modA gene encoding molybdate ABC transporter substrate-binding protein, which encodes MRINKLFLILLLILCVPAAAQAKIVIASGAGYRSLVDDLTASYIKDTGDQVERIYGNMSRVTAQARISGAVDMVIGDLDFLEKAQLDFKTTEKIGNGKLVVIFPKGSAFHGEADLLGSKVTRIALPDTKRAIYGKAALQYMRNKGIYDKIEPKLLIVATVPQAASYVIAGEVDYALINITHARKIAKSIGGFTLLDEGAYSPISIVISQLKSSTNQKECDSFLKFLKTDKAQKITVSHGM